The following are encoded in a window of Apteryx mantelli isolate bAptMan1 chromosome 17, bAptMan1.hap1, whole genome shotgun sequence genomic DNA:
- the SLC8B1 gene encoding mitochondrial sodium/calcium exchanger protein, producing the protein MRPAWALSAAWALSRGAAALGGDGGPGRAGSPARGVADALGHGKAADCWEVRKRNSSEWCHFIRTNPDCQLEGGFLDYLNGVFCVFPARLLPLAVTLYACWLLYLFIILGVTAEKFFCPNLSAISTNLKLSHNVAGVTFLAFGNGAPDVFSAVVAFSDPRTAGLAIGAVFGAGVFVTTVVAGGIALVKPFAAASRPFLRDVIFYMVAVFLTFMVLYFGRITLGEALGYLGLYIFYVFTVVLCTWIHRRQRGDGLAPPEPWEPELLTDAEDRESLGTSSGDYGEEYRPLLPYQETSLRILAAALSPVDYRKWRRKPWYWRLFKVLKVPVELVLLLTVPVVDPDKEDLNWKRPLNCLHVVTSPLLCILTLKSGTYGLYQIQGIFPVWALVALVGTVVAVLVFSTTSNEEPPKYHCVFAFLGFLASAMWINAAATELVNILRTLGVIFQLSNTVLGLTLLAWGNSVGDTFSDLTMARQGYPRMAFSACFGGIIFNILVGVGLGCLLQMSSSQMVVKLEPDSLLVWILAGALGLSLVFSFVAVPAQCFQLGKAYGACLILYYLAFLCVALLTEFKVIRLAAS; encoded by the exons ATGCGGCCGGCGTGGGCGCTGAGCGCGGCGTGGGCGctgagccgcggcgccgcggcgctcgGAGGCGACGGcgggccggggcgagcgggcagcccggcccgcggcgtGGCGGACGCCCTGGGCCACGGGAAGGCCGCGGAT TGCTGGGAGGTGCGGAAACGCAACAGCTCCGAGTGGTGCCACTTCATACGGACCAACCCTGACTGCCAGCTGGAGGGCGGCTTCCTCGACTACCTCAACGGCGTCTTCTGCGTCTTCCCCGCGCGCCTGCTgccgctggccgtcaccctctaC GCTTGCTGGCTCTTGTACCTCTTCATCATCCTCGGCGTGACGGCAGAGAAGTT CTTCTGCCCCAACTTGTCGGCCATCTCCACCAACCTGAAGCTGTCTCACAACGTGGC TGGTGTCACCTTCCTGGCATTCGGCAATGGGGCTCCAGATGTCTTCAGTGCTGTGGTGGCCTTCTCTGACCCGCGGACAGCAGGGCTGGCCATCGGCGCCGTCTTCG GTGCCGGCGTGTTCGTGACCACGGTGGTGGCCGGGGGCATCGCCCTGGTCAAGCCCTTCGCAGCTGCctccaggcccttcctcagggACGTCATCTTCTACATGGTGGCCGTCTTCCTCACCTTCATGGTACTCTACTTTGGCAGGATCACGCTGGGAGAGGCCCTGG GTTACCTGGGGCTCTACATCTTCTACGTCTTCACCGTGGTGCTCTGCACCTGGATCCACCGGCGGCAGCGTGGGGACGGGCTGGCCCCCCCCGAGCCCTGGGAGCCAG AGCTGCTGACAGATGCTGAAGACCGGGAGTCCTTGGGCACCAGCAGCGGTGACTATG GCGAGGAGTATCGGCCCCTGCTCCCCTACCAGGAGACCTCGCTGCGCATCCTGGCCGCGGCCCTCAGCCCCGTGGACTACCGCAAGTGGAGGAGGAAGCCCTGGTACTGGCGGCTCTTCAAGGTGCTCAAG GTCCCCgtggagctggtgctgctgctcacGGTGCCCGTCGTGGACCCCGACAAGGAGGACCTGAACTGGAAGAGGCCCCTCAACTGCCTGCACGTGGTCACCAGCCCCCTGCTCTGCATCCTCACCCTGAAGTCAGGCACCT ACGGGCTCTACCAGATCCAGGGCATCTTCCCCGTCTGGGCGCTGGTCGCGCTGGTCGGCACCGTCGTGGCGGTCCTCGTCTTCAGCACCACGAGCAACGAGGAGCCCCCCAAGTACCACTGC GTATTCGCCTTCCTGGGGTTCTTGGCCAGCGCCATGTGGATCAACGCGGCGGCCACGGAGCTGGTGAACATCCTCCGCACCCTGGGCGTCATCTTCCAGCTGAGCAACACCGTGCTGGGCCTGACGCTGCTGGCTTGGGGCAACAGCGTCGGCG ACACCTTCTCCGACCTGACCATGGCGCGGCAGGGCTACCCCCGCATGGCCTTCTCCGCCTGCTTCGGCGGCATCATCTTCA ACATCCTGGTCGGAGTGGGACTCGGCTGCCTGCTGCAGATGAGCAGCAGCCAGATGGTGGTGAAG CTGGAGCCCGACAGCCTCCTGGTGTGGATCCTGGCCGGGGCCCTGGGCTTGAGCTTGGTCTTCTCCTTCGTGGCGGTGCCGGCGCAGTGCTTCCAGCTGGGCAAGGCGTACGGCGCCTGCCTCATCCTCTACTACCTGGCCTTCCTCTGCGTGGCCCTGCTGACCGAGTTCAAGGTGATCCGCCTGGCCGCCAGCTGA
- the SDSL gene encoding serine dehydratase-like: protein MAAQRGGDGGRFHIVSPVLESLALSEAAGTKVYMKLENVQPTGSFKIRGIGYLCQEAAKKGCRHFVCSSGGNAGLATAYAARKLGLPATVVVPSSTGPLTVRKLQELGAEVEVCGQVWDEANERALELAETEGWASIHPFDHPLVWQGHASLVRELKESLEAKPDAVLLSVGGGGLLAGVVAGLQEVGWQDVPVVAAETWGAHSLHAALEAGRLVSLPDITSVAKCLGAKTVAARALQCAREGRVISQVVQDAEAVRAVERFLDDERLLVEPACGAALALLYAGRLRRLQREGLLAAALASVVVVVCGGSGIRAAELRALKSQVGLP, encoded by the exons atggcagcgcagcgcggcggggaCGGCGGGCGCTTCCACATCGTCTCGCCCGTCCTGGAAAGCCTGGCCTTGTCCGAGGCGGCCGGCACCAAGGTCTACATGAAGCTGGAGAACGTGCAGCCCACGGGCTCCTTCAAGATTCGGGGCATCGGCTACCTGTGCCAGGAG GCTGCCAAGAAGGGCTGCCGACACTTCGTCTGCTCCTCAG GGGGGAACGCGGGGCTGGCGACGGCCTACGCGGCCAGGAAGCTGGGGCTGCCGGCCACCGTGGTGGTGCCCAGCAGCACCGGCCCGCTCACGGTGCGgaagctgcaggagctgggcgcCGAGGTGGAGGTCTGCGGCCAG GTGTGGGATGAGGCCAACGAGAGAGCCCTGGAGCTGGCCGAGACCGAGGGCTGGGCGAGCATCCACCCCTTTGACCACCCTTTGGTCTG GCAGGGCCACGCCAGCCTGGTCCGGGAGCTGAAGGAGTCGCTGGAGGCCAAGCCGGACGCCGTGCTGCTGTCGgtgggcggcggggggctgctggCCGGCGTGGTGGCCGGCCTGCAGGAGGTCGGCTGGCAGGACGTGCCCGTCGTGGCCGCCGAGACCTGGGGCGCCCACAGCCTGCACgcggcgctggaggccggccgCCTCGTCTCCCTGCCCGACATCACCAG CGTGGCCAAGTGCCTGGGCGCCAAGAcggtggcggcgcgggcgctgcaGTGCGCCCGCGAGGGCCGCGTCATCTCGCAGGTGGTGCAGGACGCCGAGGCCGTGCGGGCGGTCGAGCGCTTCCTGG ACGACGAGCGGCTGCTGGTGGAGCCGGCGTGCGgggcggcgctggcgctgctctatgcggggcggctgcggcggctgcAGCGCGAGGGGCTCCTGGCCGCCGCCCTGGCCTCCGTCGTCGTCGTCGTCTGCGGCGGCAGCGGCATCCGGGCGGCCGAGCTGCGGGCCCTCAAGAGCCAGGTGGGGCTGCCGTGA
- the PLBD2 gene encoding putative phospholipase B-like 2, which produces MAALRALLGAALATAFAPAPVPAAASAAASSPPPPPRSASVLLEPGSGRLRVVPGRQPAAVAWANLTDHVQAVGWAFLEVATSAAYNDSLQAYAAGLAEAAVSEQLIYMHWMNTVVGYCGPFKYETDYCEKLKGYLEANLAWMEEQMEGGQDPEYWHQVRLALLQLKGLEDSYNGRVAFPGGRFSVAPFGFLLLQLGGDLEDLESAFNRSAVPPVLGSGSCSALLKLLPGNRDLLVAHDTWTSYQSMLRVIKKYTLPFRASARGNAQIAGSVQVFSSYPGTIFSGDDFYILSSGLVTLETTIGNSNPALWKYIRPQGSVLEWLRNIVANRLARSGSEWAAIFRQFNSGTYNNQWMVVDYNAFSPGKAGLRQGVLTVLEQIPGMVVVADKTELLYQQGYWASYNVPYFEEIFNASGNLELVKKYGNWFTYDGNPRARIFRRNQTLVRDMDSMVRLMRFNNYLRDPLSRCQGCDPPQNAENAISARSDLNPANGTYPFPALRQRSHGGTDMKITSFGMAPTYRLVAASGPTWDDVPPFQWSTSPYSNLLHMGHPDLWKFPPVHVRWD; this is translated from the exons ATGGCGGCGCTGCGGGCGCTGCTGGGGGCCGCGCTGGCCACCGCGttcgccccggccccggtcccggccgccgcctccgccgccgcctcctcgccgccgccgccgccgcgcagcgcctcGGTGCTGCTGGAGCCGGGCTCCGGGCGGCTGCGCGTGGTgccgggccggcagccggccgccGTCGCCTGGGCCAACCTCACCGACCACGTCCAGGCCGTGGG GTGGGCCTTCCTGGAGGTGGCCACCAGCGCCGCGTACAACGACAGCCTGCAGGCCTATGCCGCCGGGCTGGCGGAGGCCGCCGTGTCCGAGCAG CTCATCTACATGCACTGGATGAACACGGTGGTGGGCTACTGCGGCCCCTTCAAGTACGAGACCGACTACTGCGAGAAGCTCAAGGGCTACCTCGAGGCCAACCTGGCCTGGATGGAGGAGCAGATGGAGGGGGGGCAGGACCCCGAGTACTGGCACCAG gtgcgCTTGGCCCTCCTGCAGCTCAAGGGCCTGGAGGACAGCTACAACGGGCGCGTGGCTTTCCCCGGCGGCCGGTTCTCCGTCGCGCCCTTCGGCTTCCT GTTGCTGCAGCTGGGGGGCGACCTGGAGGACCTGGAATCTGCCTTCAACAGGTCGGCAGTGCCGCCCGTCCTGGGCTCGGGCTCCTGCTCCGCCCTCCTCAAGCTGCTCCCGGGCAATCGGGATCTCCTGGTTGCCCACGATACCTGGACCTCCTACCAGTCCATGCTGCGCGTCATCAAGAAGTACACGCTGCCCTTCCGCGCCTCGGCCCGCG GTAACGCTCAGATCGCAGGAAGCGTCCAGGTGTTTTCCTCCTACCCTGGCACCATCTTCTCCGGAGATGACTTCTACATCCTGAGCAGCGGCTTG GTGACGCTGGAAACCACCATTGGCAACAGCAACCCCGCGCTGTGGAAGTACATCCGCCCGCAGGGCAGCGTCCTGGAGTGGCTGAGGAACATTGTGGCCAACCGGCTCGCCCGGAGCGGCTCCGAGTGGGCTGCCATCTTCCGGCAGTTCAACAGCGGCAC GTACAACAACCAGTGGATGGTGGTGGACTATAACGCCTTCTCGCCCGGGAAAGCTGGCCTCCGGCAGGGCGTGCTGACGGTGCTGGAGCAGATCCC GGGCATGGTGGTCGTGGCTGATAAGACAGAGCTGCTCTACCAGCAGGGATACTGGGCCAGTTACAACGTGCC GTACTTCGAGGAGATCTTTAACGCCAGCGGGAACCTGGAGCTGGTGAAGAAATACGGCAACTGGTTCACCTACGACGGGAACCCCCGCGCCCGCATCTTCCGGCGCAACCAGACGCTGGTGCGCGACATGGACTCCATGGTCCGCCTGATGAG GTTCAACAACTACCTGCGGGACCCGCTGTCGCGGTGCCAGGGCTGCGACCCGCCCCAGAACGCCGAAAACGCCATCTCTGCCCGCTCGGACCTGAACCCGGCCAACGGCACCTACCCCTTCCCGGCGCTGCGCCAGCGCTCCCACGGCGGCACGGACATGAAG ATCACGTCCTTCGGCATGGCCCCCACCTACCGGCTCGTGGCGGCCAGCGGGCCCACGTGGGACGACGTGCCGCCCTTCCAGTGGAGCACGTCCCCCTACAGCAACCTGCTGCACATGGGCCACCCCGACCTCTGGAAGTTCCCCCCCGTCCACGTCCGCTGGGACTGA